From Pseudanabaena sp. PCC 6802, one genomic window encodes:
- a CDS encoding pentapeptide repeat-containing protein, with protein MNLFKNTCKSHLYRLGAMLAICLLVLALGSPVTLAEDYDKEFLAGSDFSGKVLQGSQFNKADLRNAKFIGSDLKGVSFFGANMTGADFTNADLRYSTLDTSRMDETNLKNALLEGAFAYGTNFTKAQIEGADFTDVDLRKNVREKLCQYASGTNPVTKRQTRDTLECNL; from the coding sequence ATGAACTTATTTAAAAATACCTGTAAATCACATCTATACAGGCTGGGAGCAATGCTCGCAATTTGCCTGCTAGTTCTGGCGCTTGGCAGTCCTGTAACTCTAGCAGAAGATTATGACAAGGAATTTCTAGCGGGTTCGGACTTTTCGGGCAAAGTTTTACAAGGATCTCAGTTTAACAAGGCCGACCTGAGAAATGCTAAGTTTATCGGCTCTGACCTCAAGGGGGTCAGTTTCTTTGGCGCTAATATGACTGGTGCTGACTTTACTAACGCCGATCTCAGATACAGCACGCTCGATACATCGCGGATGGATGAGACTAACCTGAAGAATGCCCTATTAGAAGGAGCATTTGCCTACGGTACGAACTTTACTAAAGCTCAGATCGAGGGTGCTGACTTTACGGATGTCGACTTGCGTAAAAATGTGCGCGAAAAACTGTGCCAGTATGCTAGTGGCACTAATCCGGTAACTAAGCGGCAAACCCGCGACACGCTTGAGTGCAATCTTTAA
- a CDS encoding CPP1-like family protein, giving the protein MSDPTPYEKLGIDEDASFEEVQRARDRMLSEFEDDELQQELIEAAYDAVLMDRLRARQEGKIKVPDRIRFPERLVANVPPVAQPGPTKSASTWLSRLVDNPSRQDVLVSLGVFAGLGVFNFLIPAASPTWLALSLLSSIYFLNRKENRFGRSVLLALMGLVLAVLCGVMLNQVRLMVAPGVPPSVATILMYIVMWLVTCFLR; this is encoded by the coding sequence ATGAGTGACCCAACCCCCTATGAAAAACTAGGAATAGATGAGGACGCTTCCTTCGAGGAAGTGCAACGCGCGCGCGATCGCATGTTAAGCGAGTTTGAGGACGACGAACTGCAACAGGAGCTGATCGAAGCAGCCTACGATGCCGTGTTAATGGATCGCCTCAGAGCCAGGCAGGAAGGCAAAATCAAAGTGCCAGATCGCATACGCTTCCCGGAAAGGTTAGTTGCCAACGTACCCCCGGTGGCGCAGCCTGGCCCTACAAAATCTGCATCTACGTGGTTATCGCGTTTGGTTGACAACCCTTCTCGCCAGGACGTTTTGGTTTCTCTGGGGGTGTTTGCAGGGCTGGGTGTATTTAACTTCCTTATACCAGCCGCCTCGCCTACCTGGTTGGCTCTTTCCCTGTTATCGAGCATTTACTTCCTTAACCGTAAGGAAAATCGGTTTGGGCGTTCGGTCTTGCTAGCTCTGATGGGTCTGGTTCTGGCTGTCCTATGCGGGGTGATGCTCAACCAGGTAAGGCTCATGGTGGCTCCAGGAGTACCGCCTAGCGTTGCCACGATTTTAATGTATATAGTTATGTGGCTGGTTACGTGTTTTCTACGCTGA
- a CDS encoding thioredoxin domain-containing protein: MPNHLAQSQSLYLRKHAENPIDWWPWCDLAIEAARSQDKPIFLSIGYSSCHWCTVMEGEAFSDTPIADYMNAHFIAIKVDREERPDLDSIYMQAVQIMGESGGWPLNLFLTPDDLVPFYGGTYFPIEPRYGRPGFLRVLQSIIQIYQDKRQELADYKAQIVHNLNLVAQVVASADDSASNLGIDAHTLTAGLVKCAQVLVNRETGTCFPMIPYADLVLRCHQLQPDLQPDFQERAEQRGIDLCLGGIYDRVAGGWHRYTVDPTWTVPHFEKMLYDNGQIMEFLSNLWSSGLHEPALESAIAQTVLWLRREMLTQEGYFYASQDADSEGKEGKFWVWSYNELKKLLTEAELSQLAQEFTVTPNGNFEGQNVLKRRHLGSLSSITEASLNKLFRKRYGEYSLPTDAFPPARSSEQVKAINWPGRVPPVTDTKMIVAWNALTISGLARTYQVFGAESDRQLAIAATDFILQNQWVGNSKAYEGKRLYRVSYDGNPSVVAQSEDYALLIKALLDLQQACLDMDIYTEDNLADIYLNKALEIQSEFDRAFWDETSGGYFNTAVDSSEYLLVREKSYQDNATPSANGIAIANLIRLSLLSDRSEYLEKAEAALHSFGQVISNSPVACPSLLSAAAWLTNRTLVRTTVAQYQQLKQQYLPFVVFQIDIDLPKDVLAIVCQGFACLEPATSPEQLQEQLATLQGRSMPSKSSNSV; encoded by the coding sequence ATGCCCAATCATCTTGCCCAGTCTCAAAGCCTTTATCTGCGCAAACATGCGGAAAATCCGATCGATTGGTGGCCGTGGTGCGATCTGGCCATAGAAGCGGCGCGATCGCAGGATAAACCCATCTTCCTGTCCATTGGCTACTCTAGCTGCCATTGGTGCACGGTGATGGAGGGCGAGGCTTTTTCCGACACGCCGATCGCTGACTATATGAACGCTCACTTCATCGCGATTAAGGTAGATCGAGAAGAAAGGCCGGATCTCGATAGCATTTATATGCAGGCAGTGCAGATTATGGGCGAAAGTGGTGGCTGGCCGCTTAACCTATTTTTGACCCCCGACGATCTGGTGCCCTTCTATGGCGGTACTTACTTTCCGATCGAGCCGCGTTACGGCAGACCGGGTTTTCTCAGGGTATTGCAGTCGATTATCCAGATTTATCAAGATAAACGCCAGGAGTTAGCCGATTACAAGGCACAAATCGTACATAACCTCAACCTGGTTGCGCAAGTGGTAGCAAGCGCCGATGACTCGGCTAGTAACCTAGGCATAGATGCCCACACACTAACTGCGGGTCTGGTTAAGTGCGCTCAAGTACTAGTCAATCGCGAAACTGGTACCTGTTTCCCAATGATCCCCTACGCAGATCTGGTTCTCCGTTGCCATCAGTTACAGCCAGATTTACAGCCAGATTTCCAAGAGCGGGCAGAGCAAAGAGGCATAGATTTATGTCTGGGAGGCATCTACGATCGCGTCGCGGGGGGCTGGCACCGCTACACCGTCGATCCTACCTGGACGGTGCCGCATTTCGAGAAGATGCTGTACGACAACGGCCAGATTATGGAATTTCTGTCTAATCTATGGTCTTCCGGCTTGCACGAACCGGCTCTAGAAAGCGCGATCGCCCAAACCGTACTCTGGCTGAGGCGGGAAATGCTCACCCAAGAGGGTTATTTCTACGCCTCCCAAGATGCTGATAGTGAAGGTAAAGAGGGTAAGTTTTGGGTATGGAGTTACAACGAACTCAAGAAATTGTTGACAGAAGCAGAGCTATCGCAATTAGCTCAAGAATTCACCGTCACCCCCAATGGCAATTTTGAAGGACAAAACGTACTCAAACGCCGCCACCTTGGCAGTTTGTCTAGCATTACCGAAGCCAGCTTAAATAAGTTATTCCGCAAGCGCTACGGCGAGTATTCGCTGCCGACCGATGCTTTCCCCCCGGCGCGCAGTTCCGAACAGGTAAAAGCTATTAATTGGCCGGGACGAGTGCCGCCCGTAACCGATACCAAGATGATCGTTGCCTGGAACGCTCTGACGATCTCTGGCTTAGCCAGAACCTATCAGGTATTTGGGGCTGAATCCGATCGCCAGTTAGCGATCGCTGCCACCGACTTTATTTTGCAGAATCAGTGGGTGGGTAATAGCAAAGCCTATGAAGGCAAACGACTCTATCGTGTCAGTTACGATGGCAATCCTTCGGTAGTAGCGCAATCGGAGGATTACGCGCTCTTGATTAAGGCATTACTCGATCTGCAACAAGCCTGTTTGGATATGGATATCTATACCGAAGATAACCTGGCTGACATATATCTCAACAAGGCTTTGGAGATTCAATCGGAATTCGATCGCGCCTTTTGGGATGAGACCAGTGGAGGTTATTTCAATACCGCTGTCGATAGCAGCGAATATCTCCTGGTAAGAGAGAAAAGTTATCAGGATAATGCGACTCCATCGGCGAATGGCATCGCGATCGCCAATTTAATTAGATTAAGCTTATTGAGCGATCGCTCGGAATATCTGGAAAAAGCTGAAGCGGCTTTGCATAGTTTTGGACAAGTAATTAGCAACAGTCCAGTTGCCTGTCCTAGCTTGCTGAGTGCGGCGGCGTGGCTGACAAATCGTACTTTGGTGCGTACAACAGTGGCGCAATACCAACAACTGAAGCAACAATATCTACCGTTTGTAGTATTCCAAATCGATATCGACTTACCAAAAGATGTGTTAGCGATCGTCTGTCAAGGATTTGCCTGTCTGGAACCAGCAACATCACCGGAGCAATTACAGGAGCAATTAGCAACCTTGCAGGGGCGATCTATGCCTTCTAAATCCTCCAATTCCGTATGA
- a CDS encoding response regulator transcription factor: MRILIAEDEDEISETLKEALSYQQHVVDVASDGQTAWEFVEAFAYDLILLDVVLPKLDGIAFCQKLRQQGYHMPVLMLTARGSLDDKIVGLDAGADDYLLKPFELKELEARIRALMRRSSDTLPPILRWGKLQLNPNTCEVVYENTPVHLTPKEYSLLCLFLRNSNRMFSRSAIIEQLWSFEEPPGEETVKMHVKSLRHKLKLAGATEDPIETVYGLGYRLRQRKVKDDRP, translated from the coding sequence ATGAGGATCCTGATTGCTGAAGATGAAGATGAAATTTCTGAGACCTTGAAGGAGGCGCTCAGTTACCAACAACATGTGGTTGACGTGGCTAGCGATGGGCAGACCGCTTGGGAATTTGTGGAAGCGTTCGCCTATGACTTGATCTTACTGGATGTAGTTTTACCCAAACTAGATGGCATTGCTTTTTGTCAAAAGCTGCGCCAACAGGGCTATCACATGCCCGTATTGATGCTTACAGCCAGGGGTTCCCTGGATGACAAGATCGTGGGCCTGGATGCTGGGGCGGATGATTACCTGCTCAAGCCTTTTGAGTTAAAGGAGCTAGAAGCCAGGATTCGAGCCTTAATGCGACGCAGTAGCGATACTTTACCACCTATATTGCGATGGGGTAAGCTACAGCTTAATCCTAATACCTGCGAAGTAGTGTATGAAAATACACCCGTTCATCTCACACCTAAAGAATACAGCTTGCTGTGTTTATTTCTGCGCAATAGCAACCGCATGTTTAGTCGGAGCGCGATTATAGAGCAGTTGTGGTCGTTTGAGGAGCCGCCGGGGGAGGAAACCGTGAAAATGCACGTTAAAAGTTTGCGTCACAAGCTCAAACTTGCCGGTGCTACAGAAGATCCCATTGAAACCGTCTATGGTTTGGGCTACCGTCTTAGGCAAAGGAAAGTAAAGGACGATCGCCCATGA
- a CDS encoding creatininase family protein — MMHSFIPPERFFPYLTWNEIDNLPDKSNVVIIQPMGAIEQHGAHLPLVVDAAISMGVLGKALQKLDRSIPAYSLPLLYYGKSNEHWGFPGTIALGAQTLTAVLMDLADSIYSAGFRKLALMNSHGGQPQILEFVARDIHQKYPDLMVFPLFTWRVPNIAKDLITAKEWEFGIHAGDAETSLMLVLLPEYVRMDRAIAEYPQGLPENSLLSMEGANPFAWVMKDLTRSGVLGDPTTATKAKGERLLESLADGWAQLITDIYKFQQPQAWRIK, encoded by the coding sequence ATGATGCACAGTTTCATTCCACCCGAGCGTTTCTTTCCCTATTTAACCTGGAACGAGATCGATAATCTGCCAGATAAGTCTAACGTAGTAATTATTCAGCCGATGGGGGCGATCGAACAGCATGGGGCGCATTTACCCTTAGTCGTTGATGCGGCAATTAGTATGGGTGTTTTGGGTAAAGCTCTGCAAAAACTCGATCGCAGCATTCCTGCCTATAGTTTGCCGCTGCTTTACTACGGCAAATCCAACGAGCACTGGGGTTTTCCTGGCACGATCGCGCTCGGTGCCCAGACCTTGACCGCTGTTTTAATGGATCTGGCAGACAGTATTTACAGTGCCGGATTTCGCAAATTAGCTTTAATGAATTCCCACGGCGGTCAGCCCCAAATATTAGAGTTCGTGGCGCGGGATATTCACCAAAAATATCCAGACTTGATGGTTTTCCCCCTATTTACCTGGCGGGTACCCAATATTGCCAAAGATCTGATTACTGCCAAAGAGTGGGAATTTGGAATTCACGCTGGCGATGCGGAGACCAGTTTAATGCTGGTGCTGCTGCCCGAGTACGTGCGGATGGATCGGGCGATCGCGGAATATCCCCAAGGATTGCCAGAAAACAGTTTATTGAGCATGGAAGGTGCTAACCCCTTTGCCTGGGTGATGAAGGATTTAACGCGCAGTGGCGTGTTGGGCGATCCAACTACGGCGACCAAAGCAAAAGGCGAACGCTTGCTAGAATCGCTAGCAGATGGATGGGCGCAATTAATTACCGATATTTACAAGTTTCAGCAGCCACAGGCATGGCGGATTAAATAG
- a CDS encoding YraN family protein, with amino-acid sequence MARQISTRQAGNAGENLVADLLKENGWQVLAMQWHCRWGELDIVARDRNWLIFVEVKTRGDRNWDENGLLAISSQKQRRLYLAASEFLKRHPQLANLDCRFDIALVQRSETRDLQMLKLKEYVEAGFSVENT; translated from the coding sequence TTGGCAAGGCAAATTTCAACTAGGCAAGCTGGTAATGCTGGCGAGAATTTAGTAGCCGATCTACTAAAGGAAAACGGCTGGCAAGTGCTTGCCATGCAATGGCACTGCCGCTGGGGCGAGCTAGATATCGTGGCTCGCGATCGCAACTGGTTAATTTTTGTGGAAGTGAAAACAAGGGGCGATCGCAACTGGGATGAGAACGGCTTACTGGCGATTTCATCCCAAAAGCAGAGAAGGCTTTACCTTGCAGCCTCAGAGTTTCTCAAACGACATCCCCAACTGGCGAACCTGGACTGCCGCTTTGACATTGCCCTCGTCCAAAGGAGCGAAACAAGGGATTTGCAAATGCTGAAGCTAAAAGAATACGTCGAGGCAGGTTTCAGCGTAGAAAACACGTAA
- a CDS encoding ATP phosphoribosyltransferase regulatory subunit: protein MVHQLPTGARDLLPLDVVQKRWIESRVQKVFQAWGYQRIITPTLERLETLVAGGAVQPEAVIQLLGNGTDVLGLRPELTASIARAYATRLGSDRSSCPQRLYYNANVFRQIPAGGYPGQQEYYQTGVELLGGAGLLADGEILLLLADCLQQVELPAWKIILGDAGLTSGLLNSFPEQYRDKIRHCLAHLDRITLENLPISDEARSRALELLDLRGAAPDVLSRLSSLTWIAESSDRSTEINHLKSLVELWQTHMPPDALIIDLSLIQTFDYYTGIVFEVVSDRRVVAQGGRYDRLLGIYHPQGVSFPSIGFCLNLEDLQKVLLHNLPTRGHTNTCLVAPSATNLVNATFSHAASLRQQFPQQAIEIELEFRSQQEVRDRARSRGIQQIAWVKGEDAIEMESLL from the coding sequence ATGGTACATCAGCTACCTACAGGAGCCAGGGATCTCCTGCCACTGGATGTGGTGCAAAAACGATGGATTGAGAGCCGCGTCCAAAAGGTATTTCAAGCTTGGGGATATCAGCGCATCATTACACCTACTTTGGAGCGCTTAGAGACCTTAGTAGCTGGCGGTGCCGTACAGCCAGAAGCAGTAATACAGTTGTTGGGTAATGGTACGGATGTTTTGGGGCTGCGGCCCGAGTTAACCGCCTCGATCGCCCGCGCCTACGCAACCCGACTTGGTAGCGATCGATCTAGTTGCCCGCAACGCCTCTATTACAATGCCAATGTATTTCGTCAGATCCCAGCGGGGGGATATCCGGGTCAGCAGGAATATTACCAAACCGGCGTTGAGTTGCTGGGTGGTGCGGGGTTGCTGGCTGATGGCGAAATCTTACTCTTGTTAGCCGATTGTCTTCAGCAAGTTGAATTGCCGGCATGGAAAATTATCCTTGGCGACGCTGGTCTCACCAGTGGATTGCTTAATTCTTTCCCCGAGCAATACCGCGACAAGATTCGTCATTGCCTTGCCCATCTAGACCGTATCACTTTAGAGAATTTACCTATTTCTGACGAGGCGCGATCGCGAGCCTTAGAACTGCTGGATCTGCGCGGTGCCGCGCCGGATGTATTATCTCGCTTATCGTCTTTGACATGGATTGCTGAGAGTAGCGATCGCTCGACCGAGATTAACCATCTCAAGTCCCTGGTGGAACTATGGCAAACTCACATGCCGCCCGATGCCCTCATTATCGACCTCAGCCTGATTCAGACATTTGATTACTATACGGGTATTGTGTTTGAGGTGGTTAGCGATCGTCGTGTCGTTGCCCAAGGCGGTCGTTACGATCGCCTCTTGGGTATTTATCACCCTCAGGGGGTTTCTTTCCCCAGTATTGGATTTTGTCTCAACCTCGAAGATCTGCAAAAAGTGTTATTGCACAATCTACCGACTCGCGGACACACAAATACCTGTCTAGTAGCGCCGAGCGCAACCAACTTGGTCAATGCTACTTTTAGCCATGCTGCCAGTCTGCGGCAACAATTTCCACAGCAAGCAATCGAGATCGAGCTGGAATTTAGATCGCAGCAGGAAGTACGCGATCGCGCGCGATCGCGAGGCATCCAGCAAATTGCCTGGGTTAAAGGCGAAGACGCGATCGAGATGGAATCTTTACTTTAA
- a CDS encoding J domain-containing protein, producing the protein MNETLQTFKIDRGIGQHNSNDYFAVLGLPVTADASQIRKRYLSIARNLHPDVSGGSPEERHRACQYLAKLVSPAYNMLMQDRERHEYSALLKAIAKRLVKRELKMTPKSEIAKRLLHSPSELHYLESVEEIAKLQYKSLDKVLEYTAQLSELNLIYIMYQEGFHPSLFEAAQGSSNNREPHPVASQARPSTRQLSARDSQKGDISERSPQRVQNQLLLAEEYISKSQWNMALAELRAALQLDRANSKCHALLGVVYLNQKLMGMAKVSFQQALKLNPREPLALANIAKCTNAPSNSTNLDKTKKGSGFFGWLGGS; encoded by the coding sequence ATGAACGAGACGTTGCAAACATTTAAAATCGATCGAGGCATTGGTCAACATAATTCCAATGACTATTTCGCCGTGCTGGGCTTGCCAGTTACCGCTGATGCCTCCCAAATCCGCAAGCGCTACTTGAGTATTGCGAGAAACCTCCATCCCGATGTGTCTGGAGGCTCCCCAGAAGAAAGACACCGCGCCTGCCAATACCTGGCTAAGTTAGTTAGCCCCGCTTACAACATGCTCATGCAGGACAGAGAGCGGCATGAATATTCTGCTCTGCTCAAAGCGATCGCCAAGCGCTTAGTGAAGCGAGAGTTAAAGATGACTCCCAAATCGGAAATTGCCAAAAGATTGCTCCACTCGCCTAGCGAACTACACTACTTAGAGTCTGTAGAGGAGATTGCTAAACTACAGTACAAATCGTTAGACAAAGTTTTAGAATATACAGCCCAGCTTAGCGAGCTAAATTTAATTTACATTATGTATCAGGAAGGATTTCATCCTTCTTTGTTTGAAGCCGCCCAGGGCAGCAGTAATAACCGAGAACCTCATCCAGTTGCATCGCAGGCTCGGCCTTCCACTCGACAACTTTCTGCTCGGGATAGTCAAAAAGGAGATATCTCAGAGCGATCGCCCCAACGAGTGCAAAACCAACTACTGCTGGCGGAGGAATACATTAGTAAAAGTCAATGGAACATGGCTCTGGCGGAATTACGCGCTGCCTTACAGCTAGATCGCGCTAATAGCAAATGTCACGCCTTACTGGGCGTAGTATATCTCAATCAAAAGCTTATGGGTATGGCAAAAGTGAGTTTTCAGCAAGCCTTGAAGCTTAACCCTAGAGAGCCGCTAGCTTTAGCAAATATCGCAAAATGCACGAATGCACCCAGCAATAGCACTAACCTTGATAAGACTAAAAAAGGTAGTGGTTTCTTTGGCTGGTTAGGCGGTTCTTGA